A single region of the Musa acuminata AAA Group cultivar baxijiao chromosome BXJ1-11, Cavendish_Baxijiao_AAA, whole genome shotgun sequence genome encodes:
- the LOC103971595 gene encoding protein SHORT ROOT IN SALT MEDIUM 1 isoform X1: MYPSKGNNPYGQQPYGSSQAYGHIPGSGYTGNPVGGSDTDMNSYRTYSSQAPQYGGPYASVYGSSGLSNVQQVGGVSGKEAVPSTLQGRSAYPSVLVESSKFSSANLGSSMGITTDDYVSATNRAYSQKGDQFSAIKNPDYALTDRRHYGEHQGAFVGRELQSDSARRYLDSVSLGSRHQAELHDQMDQASLFRQQQMLKAQSLQSGSDMRQDEFFAARTVPSHHGSQEISSYGARTDADPRGLSVYGATSYGGQVAASILGGAPRRNVDDLMYVQGSSNAAYGVGLPPGRDYAAGKGILGPPHESNYQANVLSRTHPTLGVSMVDERNDDRNAYRRELEIREEERRRELMREREKERERDRERERERERERERERLRERRDKERERDRKHGPDSRRERTPPRTTRDRRGSSLIKDEKAVRRVTPRRVSPHREAVHRHRSPVKEKKREYICKVYPFCLVDVERDYLSLSKRYPRLAIAPDFSKAIVNWPRETLNLSLYTPVSFEHDFLDVEDKSEEKGSVLLDEPLKPKGVKTLWNTKVILMSGISCEALNELCLEKDTDERIVHFNNILKFAVLKKDRSFLAIGGPSHVTLDGDPQVNDSSLIQTAIRHVKHATQLDLHKCLHWNRFLEMHYNRVGKDGLFSHKEVTVLFVPNLSECLPSVDLWQSQWLAHKRETTERERQLALKQEKKSGEKKEADKGDNSHGKTVNDSPDKSLKGEDYLVKDDMGDIKTDYQTKDEVDGSKKVVAEDEGKGPVLDDKQTEHKDDALVVGESKTNEKLLNDEGSLELGTEIKKTTKKKIVKKVVKGKTVAKKVIVTTVQDTCAKQDEKMDMSDDKTEYKDGNASQEGENLGDPLNPKTSAEKKIVTKVAVSTSPQKEETTNSSEFQTDMKLDDESVPKEEAKKEQGGDTIVQDSEIKTTGKKKVIRRVIKRKVPATKVKDANSSKDAEETKVKEVKDHSEKKELDVAEGIFSENKIMEESNAPSVEKVDLNEKTVTNEKLDKKETCTVDSHSTVEKGGSKCSNDSEDTMQKESKEGGEDGKKERKKDEKEKSKGAKHEPNPKSHKEKEKGGSREHPMHPGLILQTHRVKGSKLRSMSLSLGGLLDYNDKDTEECTFELSLFAESFNEMLQFEMGCRLLSFLEKLRERYVVKRNNRKRQRDDKSEKGTVKEKSPVKRPKTSDASQVSKSTRPEKEDTSSKISDEDMSVISESVKLEKEGGSDRTNDEHKGGDDTAAGLGEIKMEEKTVDDDMVDDDEDPEEIIEEEADDDAGSNRVGEASVNDVKADTTEAEPEIAMSKDDDSKPTSESGTDKVAMVNEKSDKEEDKQIAEEKKDSTKDEKYSVEDENKDSSKDVNEVHVKDAVVDKQLLQAFRFFDQNRVGYIKVQDLRCILHNLGKFLSHRDVKELAQSALLESNSARDDRIFYKKLVRLTFADR; this comes from the exons ATGTATCCTTCCAAGGGGAATAATCCGTATGGGCAGCAGCCTTACGGTTCCTCACAGGCATATGGGCACATT CCCGGTAGTGGTTATACTGGGAACCCTGTTGGTGGTTCAGATACAGATATGAACTCGTATAGAACCTATTCTTCACAAGCACCTCAATATGGAGGACCATATGCTTCTGTCTATGGTTCATCTGGTTTAAGCAATGTTCAACAG GTTGGTGGAGTGAGTGGTAAAGAAGCAGTTCCATCCACATTGCAAGGTCGATCTGCTTACCCATCTGTGCTGGTAGAATCATCCAAGTTTTCTTCTGCAAATCTTGGTTCTAGCATGGGAATCACAACTGATGACTATGTTTCTGCTACTAATCGTGCGTACTCCCAGAAAGGAGACCAGTTTTCAGCAATAAAAAATCCTGATTATGCTCTAACAGATAGGAGGCACTATGGTGAACATCAGGGTGCTTTTGTTGGTAGGGAATTGCAGAGTGATTCTGCGAGAAGATACCTTGATTCTGTCTCCCTCGGCAGCCGTCATCAG GCTGAGTTGCATGATCAGATGGACCAG GCATCACTCTTTCGACAACAGCAAATGCTGAAAGCACAATCACTGCAATCTGGTTCAGACATGAG ACAAGATGAATTCTTTGCAGCAAGGACTGTGCCTAGTCATCATGGTTCACAAGAAATTAGCTCATATGGTGCAAGGACGGATGCTGATCCACGTGGATTAAGTGTTTATGGTGCTACTTCTTACGGTGGACAAGTTGCAGCTTCCATTTTAGGGGGAGCTCCGAGGAGAAATGTTGATGACCTCATGTATGTTCAGGGGTCATCAAATGCTGCTTATGGGGTGGGTTTGCCTCCTGGTCGGGATTACGCTGCAGGAAAGGGTATTCTTGGTCCACCACACGAGTCTAACTATCAAGCGAATGTCTTGTCTCGTACCCATCCAACCCTTGGAGTCTCCATGGTGGATGAAAGAAATGATGATCGAAATGCCTACCGCCGAGAGCTTGAGATAAGAGAGGAAGAACGCCGTAGAGAACTGATgcgggagagagagaaagaacgaGAAAGGGACAGGGAACGTGAAAGGGAACGCGAAAGGGAACGTGAAAGGGAACGCCTTCGGGAACGGCGGGACAAGGAGAGAGAACGAGACCGCAAGCATGGACCTGACTCAAGGCGAGAACGGACACCTCCAAGAACTACTAGAGATCGTCGAGGCTCTTCTTTGATAAAGGACGAGAAGGCTGTACGTCGAGTCACACCGCGTCGGGTCTCGCCACATCGAGAGGCTGTGCATAG GCATCGTTCACCtgttaaagaaaaaaagagagaatacatctgcaag GTTTATCCTTTCTGCTTGGTGGACGTTGAAAGGGATTACTTGTCATTGAGCAAGAGATATCCTAGGCTCGCTATAGCTCCAGATTTCTCAAAG gCAATTGTGAACTGGCCGAGAGAAACCTTGAATCTTTCACTTTATACTCCTGTCAG CTTTGAGCATGATTTCTTAGATGTAGAAgataaaagtgaagaaaaagggtCAGTTTTATTGGATGAACCACTGAAGCCCAAGGgtgtgaaaactctttggaacacAAAG GTTATTTTGATGAGTGGAATTAGTTGTGAAGCTCTGAACGAGTTGTGCTTGGAGAAAGACACTGATGAGAGGATTGTTCACTTCAACAACATCCTTAAATTTGCAGTTCTGAAGAAGGATCGTTCTTTTCTGGCAATTGGAGGCCCATCACATGTGACTTTAGATGGGGATCCTCAAGTtaatgattcttctttaattcagACAGCTATTAG ACATGTCAAGCATGCAACTCAACTTGACCTACATAAATGCCTTCATTGGAATCGTTTTCTTGAG aTGCACTATAATAGAGTTGGCAAAGATGGACTCTTCAGCCATAAGGAAGTCACTGTATTATTTGTACCAAATTTATCAGAATGCCTTCCATCAGTGGATCTATGGCAAAGCCAGTGGTTGGCGCACAAGAGGGAGACGACAGAGAGGGAACGACAACTGGCTTTGAAGCAGGAGAAG AAATCTGGAGAAAAGAAGGAAGCTGATAAAG GGGATAATAGTCATGGTAAAACTGTAAATGATAGTCCTGACAAAAGTCTGAAGGGCGAAGACTACTTGGTTAAAGATGATATGGGTGACATTAAGACTGATTATCAGACTAAGGATGAAGTTGATGGTTCCAAAAAGGTTGTGgctgaagacgaaggaaaagggCCTGTCTTAGATGACAAACAGACAGAACATAAGGATGATGCACTTGTGGTTGGAGAAAGTAAAACCAATGAAAAGTTGCTTAATGATGAGGGTTCTCTTGAGTTGGGGACTGAGATAAAAAAAACTACTAAAAAGAAAATTGTTAAGAAGGTGGTTAAAGGAAAGACTGTTGCTAAGAAGGTAATTGTGACAACCGTGCAGGACACATGTGCTAAGCAAGATGAGAAAATGGATATGTCAGATGATAAAACAGAATATAAAGATGGAAATGCTAGCCAAGAAGGTGAGAATTTAGGTGATCCACTGAATCCTAAAACTTCTGCGGAAAAGAAAATTGTCACAAAAGTAGCCGTCAGCACGTCTCCCCAAAAGGAAGAGACAACTAATTCTTCTGAATTTCAAACTGATATGAAGCTTGATGATGAGTCAGTTCCTAAAGAAGAAGCCAAGAAAGAGCAGGGCGGAGACACCATTGTGCAGGATTCTGAGATCAAGACAACTGGAAAAAAGAAGGTCATTAGAAGAGTGATTAAACGAAAGGTTCCTGCAACAAAAGTGAAGGATGCAAATTCAAGTAAAGAtgctgaagaaaccaaagtaaaAGAAGTAAAGGACCATTCTGAAAAGAAGGAATTGGATGTAGCTGAGGGTATTTTTTCTGAAAATAAGATAATGGAGGAATCTAATGCACCTTCTGTTGAGAAGGTAGACTTGAATGAAAAAACAGTGACAAATGAGAAGCTAGATAAAAAGGAGACTTGCACAGTTGATAGCCATTCCACTGTAGAGAAAGGAGGCTCAAAGTGCAGCAATGATTCTGAGGACACAATGCAAAAGGAATCTAAGGAAGGTGGTGAAGATGGCAAGAAAGAGAGGAAAAAAgatgaaaaagagaaaagtaaaGGTGCTAAACATGAGCCTAACCCAAAGtctcataaagaaaaggaaaaaggggGCTCCAGAGAACATCCTATGCATCCTGGATTGATTCTTCAAACCCATCGGGTCAAGGGATCTAAA CTtcgctcgatgtccctctcattgGGTGGTCTTTTGGATTATAATGACAAAGACACTGAAGAATGTACATTTGAG CTTTCGTTGTTTGCTGAGTCGTTTAATGAAATGCTTCAGTTTGAGATGGGCTGCCGCCTCTTGTCCTTTCTTGAG AAATTGCGTGAAAGATATGTTGTCAAAAGAAATAATCGGAAAAGACAAAGGGATGATAAATCTGAGAAGGGTACTGTAAAAGAAAAATCGCCTGTGAAACGTCCGAAAACCAGTGATGCTTCCCAAGTTAGTAAATCTACGAGACCTGAAAAGGAGGATACATCTAGCAAGATTAGTGATGAAGACATGAGTGTGATTAGTGAATCTGTGAAATTAGAAAAGGAAGGTGGATCTGACAGAACTAATGATGAACATAAGGGCGGAGATGATACTGCAGCTGGTTTGGGTGAAATTAAAATGGAAGAGAAGACAGTGGATGACGATATGGTGGATGATGATGAAGATCCAGAGGAAATTATAGAAGAGGAAGCAGATGATGATGCTGGTTCAAACAGAGTTGGGGAGGCAAGTGTTAAT GATGTGAAGGCAGATACAACAGAGGCTGAGCCAGAAATAGCTATGTCAAAAGACGATGATTCCAAGCCTACGAGTGAGAGTGGTACTGATAAAGTTGCGATGGTCAATGAAAAGTCTGACAAGGAGGAAGATAAACAGATTGCCGAAGAGAAGAAAGATTCTACAAAAGACGAGAAATATTCAGTAGAGGATGAAAACAAAGATTCTTCAAAAGATGTGAATGAAGTCCATGTAAAAGATGCAGTTGTGGATAAGCAGCTGTTGCAG GCTTTCAGGTTTTTTGACCAAAACAGAGTGGGTTATATCAAG gtTCAAGATTTAAGGTGTATTCTTCACAACTTGGGTAAATTCTTATCACACAGAGATGTCAAG GAATTGGCTCAAAGTGCTCTGTTGGAAAGCAATTCAGCAAGAGATGATCGCATCTTTTACAAGAAGCTTGTTAGGCTGACATTTGCAGATCGCTGA
- the LOC103971595 gene encoding protein SHORT ROOT IN SALT MEDIUM 1 isoform X2, translated as MYPSKGNNPYGQQPYGSSQAYGHIPGSGYTGNPVGGSDTDMNSYRTYSSQAPQYGGPYASVYGSSGLSNVQQVGGVSGKEAVPSTLQGRSAYPSVLVESSKFSSANLGSSMGITTDDYVSATNRAYSQKGDQFSAIKNPDYALTDRRHYGEHQGAFVGRELQSDSARRYLDSVSLGSRHQAELHDQMDQASLFRQQQMLKAQSLQSGSDMRQDEFFAARTVPSHHGSQEISSYGARTDADPRGLSVYGATSYGGQVAASILGGAPRRNVDDLMYVQGSSNAAYGVGLPPGRDYAAGKGILGPPHESNYQANVLSRTHPTLGVSMVDERNDDRNAYRRELEIREEERRRELMREREKERERDRERERERERERERERLRERRDKERERDRKHGPDSRRERTPPRTTRDRRGSSLIKDEKAVRRVTPRRVSPHREAVHRHRSPVKEKKREYICKVYPFCLVDVERDYLSLSKRYPRLAIAPDFSKAIVNWPRETLNLSLYTPVSFEHDFLDVEDKSEEKGSVLLDEPLKPKGVKTLWNTKVILMSGISCEALNELCLEKDTDERIVHFNNILKFAVLKKDRSFLAIGGPSHVTLDGDPQVNDSSLIQTAIRHVKHATQLDLHKCLHWNRFLEMHYNRVGKDGLFSHKEVTVLFVPNLSECLPSVDLWQSQWLAHKRETTERERQLALKQEKKSGEKKEADKGDNSHGKTVNDSPDKSLKGEDYLVKDDMGDIKTDYQTKDEVDGSKKVVAEDEGKGPVLDDKQTEHKDDALVVGESKTNEKLLNDEGSLELGTEIKKTTKKKIVKKVVKGKTVAKKVIVTTVQDTCAKQDEKMDMSDDKTEYKDGNASQEGENLGDPLNPKTSAEKKIVTKVAVSTSPQKEETTNSSEFQTDMKLDDESVPKEEAKKEQGGDTIVQDSEIKTTGKKKVIRRVIKRKVPATKVKDANSSKDAEETKVKEVKDHSEKKELDVAEGIFSENKIMEESNAPSVEKVDLNEKTVTNEKLDKKETCTVDSHSTVEKGGSKCSNDSEDTMQKESKEGGEDGKKERKKDEKEKSKGAKHEPNPKSHKEKEKGGSREHPMHPGLILQTHRVKGSKLRSMSLSLGGLLDYNDKDTEECTFELSLFAESFNEMLQFEMGCRLLSFLEKLRERYVVKRNNRKRQRDDKSEKGTVKEKSPVKRPKTSDASQVSKSTRPEKEDTSSKISDEDMSVISESVKLEKEGGSDRTNDEHKGGDDTAAGLGEIKMEEKTVDDDMVDDDEDPEEIIEEEADDDAGSNRVGEDVKADTTEAEPEIAMSKDDDSKPTSESGTDKVAMVNEKSDKEEDKQIAEEKKDSTKDEKYSVEDENKDSSKDVNEVHVKDAVVDKQLLQAFRFFDQNRVGYIKVQDLRCILHNLGKFLSHRDVKELAQSALLESNSARDDRIFYKKLVRLTFADR; from the exons ATGTATCCTTCCAAGGGGAATAATCCGTATGGGCAGCAGCCTTACGGTTCCTCACAGGCATATGGGCACATT CCCGGTAGTGGTTATACTGGGAACCCTGTTGGTGGTTCAGATACAGATATGAACTCGTATAGAACCTATTCTTCACAAGCACCTCAATATGGAGGACCATATGCTTCTGTCTATGGTTCATCTGGTTTAAGCAATGTTCAACAG GTTGGTGGAGTGAGTGGTAAAGAAGCAGTTCCATCCACATTGCAAGGTCGATCTGCTTACCCATCTGTGCTGGTAGAATCATCCAAGTTTTCTTCTGCAAATCTTGGTTCTAGCATGGGAATCACAACTGATGACTATGTTTCTGCTACTAATCGTGCGTACTCCCAGAAAGGAGACCAGTTTTCAGCAATAAAAAATCCTGATTATGCTCTAACAGATAGGAGGCACTATGGTGAACATCAGGGTGCTTTTGTTGGTAGGGAATTGCAGAGTGATTCTGCGAGAAGATACCTTGATTCTGTCTCCCTCGGCAGCCGTCATCAG GCTGAGTTGCATGATCAGATGGACCAG GCATCACTCTTTCGACAACAGCAAATGCTGAAAGCACAATCACTGCAATCTGGTTCAGACATGAG ACAAGATGAATTCTTTGCAGCAAGGACTGTGCCTAGTCATCATGGTTCACAAGAAATTAGCTCATATGGTGCAAGGACGGATGCTGATCCACGTGGATTAAGTGTTTATGGTGCTACTTCTTACGGTGGACAAGTTGCAGCTTCCATTTTAGGGGGAGCTCCGAGGAGAAATGTTGATGACCTCATGTATGTTCAGGGGTCATCAAATGCTGCTTATGGGGTGGGTTTGCCTCCTGGTCGGGATTACGCTGCAGGAAAGGGTATTCTTGGTCCACCACACGAGTCTAACTATCAAGCGAATGTCTTGTCTCGTACCCATCCAACCCTTGGAGTCTCCATGGTGGATGAAAGAAATGATGATCGAAATGCCTACCGCCGAGAGCTTGAGATAAGAGAGGAAGAACGCCGTAGAGAACTGATgcgggagagagagaaagaacgaGAAAGGGACAGGGAACGTGAAAGGGAACGCGAAAGGGAACGTGAAAGGGAACGCCTTCGGGAACGGCGGGACAAGGAGAGAGAACGAGACCGCAAGCATGGACCTGACTCAAGGCGAGAACGGACACCTCCAAGAACTACTAGAGATCGTCGAGGCTCTTCTTTGATAAAGGACGAGAAGGCTGTACGTCGAGTCACACCGCGTCGGGTCTCGCCACATCGAGAGGCTGTGCATAG GCATCGTTCACCtgttaaagaaaaaaagagagaatacatctgcaag GTTTATCCTTTCTGCTTGGTGGACGTTGAAAGGGATTACTTGTCATTGAGCAAGAGATATCCTAGGCTCGCTATAGCTCCAGATTTCTCAAAG gCAATTGTGAACTGGCCGAGAGAAACCTTGAATCTTTCACTTTATACTCCTGTCAG CTTTGAGCATGATTTCTTAGATGTAGAAgataaaagtgaagaaaaagggtCAGTTTTATTGGATGAACCACTGAAGCCCAAGGgtgtgaaaactctttggaacacAAAG GTTATTTTGATGAGTGGAATTAGTTGTGAAGCTCTGAACGAGTTGTGCTTGGAGAAAGACACTGATGAGAGGATTGTTCACTTCAACAACATCCTTAAATTTGCAGTTCTGAAGAAGGATCGTTCTTTTCTGGCAATTGGAGGCCCATCACATGTGACTTTAGATGGGGATCCTCAAGTtaatgattcttctttaattcagACAGCTATTAG ACATGTCAAGCATGCAACTCAACTTGACCTACATAAATGCCTTCATTGGAATCGTTTTCTTGAG aTGCACTATAATAGAGTTGGCAAAGATGGACTCTTCAGCCATAAGGAAGTCACTGTATTATTTGTACCAAATTTATCAGAATGCCTTCCATCAGTGGATCTATGGCAAAGCCAGTGGTTGGCGCACAAGAGGGAGACGACAGAGAGGGAACGACAACTGGCTTTGAAGCAGGAGAAG AAATCTGGAGAAAAGAAGGAAGCTGATAAAG GGGATAATAGTCATGGTAAAACTGTAAATGATAGTCCTGACAAAAGTCTGAAGGGCGAAGACTACTTGGTTAAAGATGATATGGGTGACATTAAGACTGATTATCAGACTAAGGATGAAGTTGATGGTTCCAAAAAGGTTGTGgctgaagacgaaggaaaagggCCTGTCTTAGATGACAAACAGACAGAACATAAGGATGATGCACTTGTGGTTGGAGAAAGTAAAACCAATGAAAAGTTGCTTAATGATGAGGGTTCTCTTGAGTTGGGGACTGAGATAAAAAAAACTACTAAAAAGAAAATTGTTAAGAAGGTGGTTAAAGGAAAGACTGTTGCTAAGAAGGTAATTGTGACAACCGTGCAGGACACATGTGCTAAGCAAGATGAGAAAATGGATATGTCAGATGATAAAACAGAATATAAAGATGGAAATGCTAGCCAAGAAGGTGAGAATTTAGGTGATCCACTGAATCCTAAAACTTCTGCGGAAAAGAAAATTGTCACAAAAGTAGCCGTCAGCACGTCTCCCCAAAAGGAAGAGACAACTAATTCTTCTGAATTTCAAACTGATATGAAGCTTGATGATGAGTCAGTTCCTAAAGAAGAAGCCAAGAAAGAGCAGGGCGGAGACACCATTGTGCAGGATTCTGAGATCAAGACAACTGGAAAAAAGAAGGTCATTAGAAGAGTGATTAAACGAAAGGTTCCTGCAACAAAAGTGAAGGATGCAAATTCAAGTAAAGAtgctgaagaaaccaaagtaaaAGAAGTAAAGGACCATTCTGAAAAGAAGGAATTGGATGTAGCTGAGGGTATTTTTTCTGAAAATAAGATAATGGAGGAATCTAATGCACCTTCTGTTGAGAAGGTAGACTTGAATGAAAAAACAGTGACAAATGAGAAGCTAGATAAAAAGGAGACTTGCACAGTTGATAGCCATTCCACTGTAGAGAAAGGAGGCTCAAAGTGCAGCAATGATTCTGAGGACACAATGCAAAAGGAATCTAAGGAAGGTGGTGAAGATGGCAAGAAAGAGAGGAAAAAAgatgaaaaagagaaaagtaaaGGTGCTAAACATGAGCCTAACCCAAAGtctcataaagaaaaggaaaaaggggGCTCCAGAGAACATCCTATGCATCCTGGATTGATTCTTCAAACCCATCGGGTCAAGGGATCTAAA CTtcgctcgatgtccctctcattgGGTGGTCTTTTGGATTATAATGACAAAGACACTGAAGAATGTACATTTGAG CTTTCGTTGTTTGCTGAGTCGTTTAATGAAATGCTTCAGTTTGAGATGGGCTGCCGCCTCTTGTCCTTTCTTGAG AAATTGCGTGAAAGATATGTTGTCAAAAGAAATAATCGGAAAAGACAAAGGGATGATAAATCTGAGAAGGGTACTGTAAAAGAAAAATCGCCTGTGAAACGTCCGAAAACCAGTGATGCTTCCCAAGTTAGTAAATCTACGAGACCTGAAAAGGAGGATACATCTAGCAAGATTAGTGATGAAGACATGAGTGTGATTAGTGAATCTGTGAAATTAGAAAAGGAAGGTGGATCTGACAGAACTAATGATGAACATAAGGGCGGAGATGATACTGCAGCTGGTTTGGGTGAAATTAAAATGGAAGAGAAGACAGTGGATGACGATATGGTGGATGATGATGAAGATCCAGAGGAAATTATAGAAGAGGAAGCAGATGATGATGCTGGTTCAAACAGAGTTGGGGAG GATGTGAAGGCAGATACAACAGAGGCTGAGCCAGAAATAGCTATGTCAAAAGACGATGATTCCAAGCCTACGAGTGAGAGTGGTACTGATAAAGTTGCGATGGTCAATGAAAAGTCTGACAAGGAGGAAGATAAACAGATTGCCGAAGAGAAGAAAGATTCTACAAAAGACGAGAAATATTCAGTAGAGGATGAAAACAAAGATTCTTCAAAAGATGTGAATGAAGTCCATGTAAAAGATGCAGTTGTGGATAAGCAGCTGTTGCAG GCTTTCAGGTTTTTTGACCAAAACAGAGTGGGTTATATCAAG gtTCAAGATTTAAGGTGTATTCTTCACAACTTGGGTAAATTCTTATCACACAGAGATGTCAAG GAATTGGCTCAAAGTGCTCTGTTGGAAAGCAATTCAGCAAGAGATGATCGCATCTTTTACAAGAAGCTTGTTAGGCTGACATTTGCAGATCGCTGA